One genomic segment of Belonocnema kinseyi isolate 2016_QV_RU_SX_M_011 chromosome 2, B_treatae_v1, whole genome shotgun sequence includes these proteins:
- the LOC117167779 gene encoding uncharacterized protein LOC117167779 isoform X1, producing the protein MLLVDLLNRRTGPAAQVRNRPPGRSLTMRHEKNMMVVVPHLPRSSPKQGRGSKYSGCVPGWRFCASLESAGADEQRKHPSLRGVEIFSENVNSNIQHRCHQICDVQLGCRQFII; encoded by the exons ATGCTGCTGGTCGATCTGTTGAACCGTCGAACGGGACCAGCTGCCCAGGTTCGAAATCGCCCACCAGGACGTTCTCTCACAATGCGACATGAAAAAAACATGATGGTGGTGGTCCCTCACCTTCCTCGGTCATCTCCGAAGCAAGGACGTG GTTCCAAATATTCTGGCTGCGTGCCTGGGTGGAGGTTTTGCGCCTCTTTGGAATCCGCAGGAGCGGACGAGCAGCGGAAGCACCCGTCTCTCAGAGGCGTTGAAATATTTTCGGAGAATGT GAACAGCAATATCCAACACCGCTGCCACCAAATTTGTGACGTCCAACTCGgatgtcgacaatttataatttag
- the LOC117167779 gene encoding uncharacterized protein LOC117167779 isoform X2, producing the protein MLLVDLLNRRTGPAAQVRNRPPGRSLTMRHEKNMMVVVPHLPRSSPKQGRGSKYSGCVPGWRFCASLESAGADEQRKHPSLRGVEIFSENVLEQQYPTPLPPNL; encoded by the exons ATGCTGCTGGTCGATCTGTTGAACCGTCGAACGGGACCAGCTGCCCAGGTTCGAAATCGCCCACCAGGACGTTCTCTCACAATGCGACATGAAAAAAACATGATGGTGGTGGTCCCTCACCTTCCTCGGTCATCTCCGAAGCAAGGACGTG GTTCCAAATATTCTGGCTGCGTGCCTGGGTGGAGGTTTTGCGCCTCTTTGGAATCCGCAGGAGCGGACGAGCAGCGGAAGCACCCGTCTCTCAGAGGCGTTGAAATATTTTCGGAGAATGTGTTG GAACAGCAATATCCAACACCGCTGCCACCAAATTTGTGA